From Rhinatrema bivittatum unplaced genomic scaffold, aRhiBiv1.1, whole genome shotgun sequence, a single genomic window includes:
- the LOC115081299 gene encoding IgGFc-binding protein-like — translation MVKGLLINLPYSINNGEIMIYKQGFDAIILTNFGFRTTFNYDSRVSVTIPSTYAGAVGGLCGDFNGDPGNDLIMKNGMTTTDATVFGKSWKMKDVRGCSEEDKGDCSDRASVESRQRESKGECGILLDKDGPFRECHAKINPQGSFKDCVYDYCFYKGRQDAICKVISSYSAACQDAGATVYAWRSAKLCSE, via the exons ATG GTGAAAGGGCTGCTGATTAATCTGCCATACAGCATCAACAATGGGGAAATCATGATCTACAAACAAGGCTTTGATGCAATAATCCTGACTAACTTTGGATTCAGAACAACCTTCAACTATGATTCTCGAGTTTCAGTAACCATCCCAAGCACTTACGCCGGGGCTGTTGGTGGTCTCTGTGGAGACTTCAATGGAGACCCAGGCAATGACCTGATCATGAAGAACGGCATGACCACAACAGATGCGACTGTCTTTGGGAAGAGCTGGAAGATGAAAGATGTCCGTGGATGCTCAGAGGAAGACAAGGGAGACTGCTCTGATAGGGCCTCAGTCGAAAGCCGCCAGAGAGAAAGCAAAGGAGAGTGTGGAATCCTCTTGGACAAGGATGGCCCCTTTAGGgagtgtcatgccaaaattaatCCCCAGGGCTCTTTCAAAGACTGTGTGTATGACTATTGCTTCTACAAAGGTCGTCAAGATGCTATATGCAAAGTCATTTCCAGCTATTCCGCAGCTTGCCAAGACGCTGGTGCCACTGTCTATGCATGGAGGTCTGCCAAACTTTGCAGTGAGTAG